The nucleotide window GGACCCACTCGGTGGCGAGCGAGCGGAGCCGCTCGGTGAGCGAGACCGGCCCCGCCGCCGTACTCGGCTCGGGGAAGTGTTCGGGCCGGAGCGGACCGCCCCGGGACTCAATCGCGGCGTGCTCGAGCGCGTTGCGCAGCTCGCGCACGTTCCCGGGCCACGGGCGCGACTTCAGGAACGCGATCGTTTCGGCGGGGACCGCGCCGGCCGGGTTCAGCACCCCGAACTTCCGCAAGAAGTGTTCGGCGAGGAACGGGATGTCGTCCACACGGTCGCGGAGCGGCGGCAGGTGGATCGGGTACACGTTCAGGCGGAAGAACAGGTCGTGCCGGAACTTCCCTTCGCGCACCGCGGACGAGAGGTCGGCGTGGGTCGCGGACACGATCCGCACGTCCACGGTCTGGGAGTCGCTCCCGCCGACCGCCTGCACCTCCTGGCGCTCCAGCACCCGGAGCAACTTCGCCTGCACCGGGAGCGGGATGTCCGCCAGTTCGTCGAGGAACACCGTACCGCCGTCGGCGAGCTTGAGGAGCCCGTCGCGGGCGCGCTCGGCGCCGGTGAACGCCCCCTTAACGTGCCCGAACAGCTCGCTCTCCACAAGGTTCGGGTTGAACGCCGCGACGTGGGCGGGGACGAGCGGCTTGTGCCGCCGCGGGCTGTTCGCGTGGATCGCGCGCGCGACCAGTTCCTTACCGGTGCCGCTCTCGCCGGTGATGAGCACGCACGCGTTCGACGGCGCCACCTTCGCGATCCGCTTGAACACCGTCTGCATCGACGGGCTGCGCCCGATGATCGCATCGGGGCTGTGGTCCTCTTCGGCCAGCGATTCGCGCGCGCCGGTGTCCTCGCTCCGGTTGCTGAGCGCGCGTTTCGTCGCGTCCACCGCTTGCGCCAGTTCGAACGGCTTCGCCAGGTAGTCGAACGCGCCCCCCTCAACCGCCTTAACGGCGGTGTTCAGGTTCCCGTGCGCGGTGATCACGACGACCGCGGCGTTGGGCGCCGTCTTCTTGAGTTCGCCGAGCGCAGTGAGTCCGTCCATTCCGGGCAGTTTGACATCCAGGAACACCACGTCCGGCGGGTGCAGCCGGGCCTTGACGAGACCGTCCTCGGCGGTCGCCGCAACCGCCACCCGGTGCTTGTCGCGCTCGAACGCCCGCCGCAGCGCCCACGCGATCGGCTCTTCGTCGTCGATGATGAGAATGGAGTGTGACATGTGTCCCGCGAGTGCCCGTGTCGCGCCGTGAATGGTTCCATCATACACGACGGATGACACGGCCCACGACAACCGCGATTTATGGGTCCGTGCACCAAACAACCTTTTCGAATCGCGCATCGAACCGGCGCCGCAATCGAGCGAGATAGATGGCGGACGTGTCGATGTCTGCCGTCAAGCACCCGGCGGAGCCGATGCGCGGTCCGTTCGAATCGAACACGTTCAGCCGAACCTCTCGGAGGCGGGGGAAGCGATCAGGGGCAAGCAACTGTTCGGCGTACCGACTCGACAGGCCAAGGGCGCTGAGATCGAGCACTTCGAGGTTCGTCAGCCGCGGCGAAGCGATGAGCTGCCAACAGCCGAGCCTGCGGGGCCGGTCTCCCCCTACCACCCTCAGACGACGCAAGCGGAACAACCGGAGGATGTCCGGTTCTTCGCCTTCGTCATGATCAGAATGCAGCGGCTCCTCACTATCGTTTTCGTCATCGTCGTACTCATCTTCTGGATCGGACGAGAGCGTTGTTTCGGGTAGCGGCAGCCACGGCCAACAAGAAATGCCGTAGCGTGCGAGTTGATCGCAGGTAAGGCCCAGGCGATTCCCGAGGAACCCACGGTGAAAATGCGTCGCATCGAGTCGGGCGCCATTGCGCAGGTCCCAATCGTCCCGGGTCGCTGGCCACCATTCTTCGTCCAAGCGCGTCCACACCCGGCCGATCTCCTCCCACAACCGGTTCGCCTCGTCGCTCCAAAGCGGGTGACGGGCCGCGGCGCACTGCAACCGAATGAACTGCGCATACGCCTCCTGGCCGTGCTCCTGGAGCCAGTCGGCGTAAACGAGGCGCGGCGTGTCGTCGTCCGGGGCGTCAAAGA belongs to Gemmata obscuriglobus and includes:
- a CDS encoding sigma-54-dependent transcriptional regulator, whose protein sequence is MSHSILIIDDEEPIAWALRRAFERDKHRVAVAATAEDGLVKARLHPPDVVFLDVKLPGMDGLTALGELKKTAPNAAVVVITAHGNLNTAVKAVEGGAFDYLAKPFELAQAVDATKRALSNRSEDTGARESLAEEDHSPDAIIGRSPSMQTVFKRIAKVAPSNACVLITGESGTGKELVARAIHANSPRRHKPLVPAHVAAFNPNLVESELFGHVKGAFTGAERARDGLLKLADGGTVFLDELADIPLPVQAKLLRVLERQEVQAVGGSDSQTVDVRIVSATHADLSSAVREGKFRHDLFFRLNVYPIHLPPLRDRVDDIPFLAEHFLRKFGVLNPAGAVPAETIAFLKSRPWPGNVRELRNALEHAAIESRGGPLRPEHFPEPSTAAGPVSLTERLRSLATEWVREQVQQLEGEEPADLHLKLIEAIEPAVLDETLRQVDGNRLVAARWLGLARATVRKLIRKYHPETVDPDGDE
- a CDS encoding TIGR02996 domain-containing protein is translated as MHPDADALLDAIFDAPDDDTPRLVYADWLQEHGQEAYAQFIRLQCAAARHPLWSDEANRLWEEIGRVWTRLDEEWWPATRDDWDLRNGARLDATHFHRGFLGNRLGLTCDQLARYGISCWPWLPLPETTLSSDPEDEYDDDENDSEEPLHSDHDEGEEPDILRLFRLRRLRVVGGDRPRRLGCWQLIASPRLTNLEVLDLSALGLSSRYAEQLLAPDRFPRLREVRLNVFDSNGPRIGSAGCLTADIDTSAIYLARLRRRFDARFEKVVWCTDP